The following are from one region of the Osmerus mordax isolate fOsmMor3 chromosome 1, fOsmMor3.pri, whole genome shotgun sequence genome:
- the LOC136964069 gene encoding thiol S-methyltransferase TMT1A-like yields MRYFMNFCKIICWIICLPLLFMEIVGIYGIYKRLFPLLAYNITFSYNDKMHENKRDLFKNLNTFANTKDGTLRLLEIGCGSGANFKFYPYGCTVICTDPNLHFKKYLQMSMDTNMHLTYEQFVVSSGEDLRSMKDESVDVVVCTLVLCSVINVPRVLEEAKRILKPGGALYFLEHVVSDPTTWTYFLQHVLQPLWYYLGDGCVVTRATWKDLEAAGFSKLKLKHIEAPQVTLMIRPHILGYAIK; encoded by the exons ATGAGATATTTTATGAATTTTTGCAAGATTATTTGCTGGATAATATGTTTGCCTCTTCTGTTTATGGAGATAGTGGGAATATATGGCATTTACAAGCGTTTGTTTCCATTACTTGCTTATAATATCACTTTTTCATACAATGACAAAATGCACGAAAATAAGAGGGATCTTTTTAAAAACTTGAACACATTTGCAAATACCAAGGATGGCACACTTCGCCTCTTGGAAATTGGTTGTGGAAGCGGAGCAAACTTCAAGTTCTATCCCTACGGTTGCACGGTAATTTGCACAGACCCTAacctgcacttcaaaaagtacCTTCAAATGAGTATGGATACTAACATGCATCTGACTTATGAGCAGTTTGTTGTTTCTTCGGGGGAAGACCTTCGTAGTATGAAGGATGAGTCAGTGGACGTGGTTGTTTGTACTTTGGTGCTATGCTCTGTCATCAACGTTCCTCGTGTCCTAGAAGAGGCAAAGCGCATTCTCAAACCC GGGGGTGCCTTGTACTTTCTGGAGCATGTAGTTTCAGATCCCACCACCTGGACATATTTCTTACAGCACGTACTGCAGCCTCTTTGGTACTATCTGGGGGATGGATGTGTTGTTACCAGGGCAACATGGAAGGATTTGGAGGCTGCTGGCTTCTCCAAGCTGAAACTGAAGCACATTGAAGCTCCACAGGTCACCTTGATGATCAGACCACATATTTTAGGATATGCTATAAAGTAA